From one Rhodovulum sp. ES.010 genomic stretch:
- a CDS encoding valine--tRNA ligase gives MPMEKTFNAAEAEARLYEAWEKAGCFTAGANASRAETFCIMIPPPNVTGSLHMGHAFNNTLQDILVRWHRMRGFDTLWQPGQDHAGIATQMVVERDLAKEGKSRRDFSREEFLAKVWEWKQQSGGTIITQLKRLGASCDWSRNAFTMSGAPGAPAGEEGNFHDAVIKVFVDMYDKGFIYRGKRLVNWDPHFETAISDLEVEQVEVDGHMWRLRYPLEGGETYEHPVEWDEDGTPTAYETRDYLVVATTRPETMLGDTGVAVHPEDPRYKHLIGKTVRLPLCGRSIPIVADEYADPEKGTGAVKITPAHDFNDWEVGQRTGLRAINVMTTRAAMWLKDNPDFAEGCDPDLVAKAIERLDGTDRYEAREAIINEATDDGWLDGIDSDRHMVPHGDRSKVAIEPYLTDQWFVDTAKIVGPALDAVRDGRTKILPEQHEKVYFHWLEIIEPWCISRQLWWGHQIPVWYGPTLEDIDNDSVAPFGPPKEFCGANENEIIKQAKDYYGEHVEIGFFKAHDLLHGIHAFMANGREDISKVELTRDPDVLDTWFSSGLWPIGTLGWPEQTDELQKYFPTDVLITGFDIIFFWVARMMMMQLAVVDQIPFYTVYVHALVRDEKGKKMSKSLGNVLDPLELIDEFGADAVRFTLTSMAAMGRDLKLSTSRIAGYRNFGTKLWNAARFAEMNGVFENHAPDASIPQPAETVNKWIVGETARVRQTVDDELSNYRFNDAANALYAFVWGKVCDWYVEFSKPLLMDGTQAQQAETRATMAWVIDQCLILLHPIMPYITEELWGTLGQRQKMLVHADWPTYGAELIDAQADREMNWVIGLIEEVRSARAQMHVPVGLQIPMLHTDLDAAGRAAWDRNEALIKRLARIESLEAADSLPKGCVTIAVEGGSFGLPLAGIIDVAEEQARLEKTLAKLEKDLRGLEGRLKNPKFVESAPEDVVEETRDLAETKRDEADKLRAALARLAELA, from the coding sequence ATGCCGATGGAAAAGACCTTCAACGCCGCCGAGGCCGAGGCCCGGCTTTACGAGGCCTGGGAAAAGGCCGGTTGCTTCACCGCCGGGGCCAACGCCTCGCGGGCCGAGACCTTCTGCATCATGATCCCGCCGCCCAACGTCACCGGCAGCCTGCACATGGGGCATGCCTTCAACAACACGCTGCAGGACATCCTTGTGCGCTGGCACCGGATGCGCGGCTTCGACACGCTGTGGCAGCCGGGGCAGGACCATGCGGGCATCGCGACCCAGATGGTCGTCGAACGCGACCTGGCAAAAGAGGGCAAGTCGCGCCGCGATTTCTCGCGCGAGGAGTTCCTCGCCAAGGTGTGGGAATGGAAGCAGCAATCCGGCGGCACCATCATCACCCAGCTGAAGCGGCTGGGCGCGTCCTGCGACTGGTCGCGCAACGCCTTCACCATGTCTGGCGCGCCGGGGGCGCCCGCGGGCGAAGAGGGCAATTTCCACGATGCCGTCATCAAGGTCTTCGTGGACATGTACGACAAGGGCTTCATCTACCGCGGCAAGCGGCTGGTGAACTGGGACCCGCATTTCGAGACCGCGATTTCCGACCTGGAGGTCGAGCAGGTCGAGGTCGACGGCCACATGTGGCGCCTGCGGTATCCGCTTGAGGGCGGAGAGACCTATGAACACCCGGTCGAGTGGGACGAGGACGGGACCCCGACGGCCTACGAGACGCGCGATTACCTCGTCGTCGCAACCACGCGCCCCGAAACCATGCTGGGCGACACCGGCGTCGCGGTTCACCCCGAGGACCCGCGTTACAAGCACCTGATCGGCAAGACCGTCCGCCTGCCGCTGTGCGGCCGCTCCATCCCCATCGTCGCCGACGAATACGCCGACCCGGAAAAGGGCACCGGCGCGGTCAAGATCACCCCCGCCCACGATTTCAACGACTGGGAGGTCGGCCAGCGGACGGGCCTGCGCGCGATCAACGTGATGACCACCCGCGCCGCGATGTGGCTCAAGGACAACCCCGATTTCGCCGAGGGCTGCGACCCCGACCTGGTGGCCAAAGCCATCGAACGCCTCGACGGCACCGACCGCTACGAGGCGCGCGAGGCGATCATCAACGAGGCCACCGACGATGGCTGGCTGGACGGTATCGACAGCGACCGCCACATGGTCCCCCATGGCGACCGCTCCAAGGTCGCCATCGAGCCCTACCTGACCGACCAGTGGTTCGTGGACACCGCCAAGATCGTCGGCCCCGCGCTGGACGCCGTCCGCGACGGGCGGACGAAGATCCTGCCCGAGCAGCACGAAAAGGTCTATTTCCACTGGCTGGAGATTATCGAACCCTGGTGCATCAGCCGCCAGCTCTGGTGGGGGCACCAGATCCCGGTGTGGTATGGGCCGACGCTTGAGGATATCGACAATGATTCCGTCGCCCCCTTTGGCCCGCCGAAGGAATTTTGCGGCGCGAATGAGAACGAGATCATAAAGCAGGCGAAGGACTACTACGGCGAGCATGTCGAGATTGGTTTCTTCAAAGCCCACGATCTGCTTCATGGAATACATGCCTTTATGGCGAATGGACGCGAAGACATCTCGAAGGTCGAACTCACCCGCGACCCCGACGTCCTCGACACCTGGTTCTCCTCCGGCCTCTGGCCCATCGGCACGCTGGGCTGGCCCGAGCAGACGGACGAACTGCAGAAATACTTCCCCACCGACGTCCTGATCACCGGCTTCGACATCATCTTCTTCTGGGTCGCCCGGATGATGATGATGCAGCTGGCCGTGGTCGATCAAATCCCGTTCTACACCGTCTATGTCCACGCCCTCGTCCGCGACGAGAAGGGCAAGAAGATGTCCAAATCCCTGGGCAACGTCCTCGACCCGCTGGAACTGATCGACGAGTTCGGCGCCGATGCGGTGCGGTTCACCCTGACATCCATGGCCGCGATGGGCCGCGACCTCAAGCTGTCGACGAGCCGCATCGCCGGTTACCGCAACTTCGGCACCAAGCTGTGGAACGCCGCGCGCTTTGCCGAGATGAACGGCGTGTTCGAGAACCATGCCCCCGACGCGTCGATCCCGCAGCCCGCCGAGACCGTCAACAAATGGATCGTCGGCGAAACCGCCCGCGTCCGCCAGACCGTCGATGACGAGCTGTCGAACTACCGCTTCAACGACGCGGCGAACGCGCTTTATGCCTTTGTCTGGGGCAAGGTCTGCGACTGGTACGTGGAATTCTCGAAACCGCTGTTGATGGACGGCACCCAAGCGCAACAGGCCGAGACGCGGGCCACCATGGCCTGGGTGATCGACCAGTGCCTGATCCTGCTGCACCCGATCATGCCCTATATCACCGAGGAACTGTGGGGCACGCTGGGCCAGCGGCAAAAGATGCTGGTCCATGCCGACTGGCCGACCTATGGCGCGGAGCTGATCGACGCGCAGGCCGACCGCGAGATGAACTGGGTGATCGGCCTGATCGAAGAGGTCCGCTCCGCCCGCGCGCAGATGCACGTGCCGGTGGGCCTGCAGATCCCGATGCTCCATACCGATCTCGACGCCGCGGGGCGCGCCGCCTGGGACCGGAACGAGGCGCTGATCAAGCGGCTGGCCCGGATCGAAAGCCTGGAGGCCGCCGACAGTCTGCCCAAGGGCTGCGTGACCATCGCGGTCGAAGGCGGCAGCTTCGGCCTGCCGCTGGCGGGCATCATCGACGTGGCCGAGGAGCAGGCGCGGCTGGAAAAGACGCTGGCCAAGCTGGAAAAGGACCTGCGCGGGCTGGAAGGGCGGCTGAAGAACCCGAAATTCGTCGAAAGCGCGCCCGAAGACGTGGTCGAGGAAACCCGCGACCTCGCCGAGACCAAGCGCGACGAGGCCGACAAGCTGCGCGCCGCGCTGGCCCGGCTGGCGGAACTGGCCTAG
- a CDS encoding xanthine dehydrogenase family protein molybdopterin-binding subunit, with protein MDTKFGQSQTVTRIEDVRLLTGGGRYVDDIAPAGALHAYFLRSPVAHADLRALDVREARAAPGVHLVLTADDLLAAGMDLHMQASVVKNRDGARAAAPGRPVLARDRVRYVGEAMAVVVAETLAQAKDAVETIEFDLHELQPHVERAEGGPELHAEAPGNLAYDWALGDADAVERAFAEAARTVTLEVPDHRVIVNSMEPRGAWAEWSEGRLHLCFGGQGVWMMKDRLARMLHLAPEDVRVTNPDVGGGFGMKGFPYPEYFVVAHAARELGRPVRWMSERTEAMLTDNGGRDLSSTVETAFDAGHRIIGYRVTNVSNLGAYNSEFAQAIQSALFSKVLTGAYDIPAALLQAKGIYTNTVPVDAYRGAGRPEAIYALERMMDHAARELGVDPWELRRRNFIPREAFPYRTQTGELYDVGDFARVLDRVREAADLDGFAARKAESAGQGRLRGLGLCYYIESILGDPTEGAEVEFGDDGGVNLYVGTQSNGQGHETVYAQFLADRTGIAVEDIRVIQGDSDRIAKGGGTGGSRSVTTQCNATVATVEAMVGAFAPFLAEEMGVEAAEIEFDGHTFRAPGSNLTPTLIEAAEMARAAGRADLLRHRAEYTLPGRSYPNGAHVAEVEIDPETGDTRVVEYTVTDDFGNLMNPRLAEGQVHGGVAQGLGQAICERAHYDGNGQLITASFMDYAMPRADDLPMIAFTTEPVPSTANPLGMKGCGEAGTVGAMAAVANAALDALSERGVRRADMPFTPLRVWQMLNDGAGAAG; from the coding sequence ATGGACACGAAATTCGGCCAGAGCCAGACGGTCACGCGCATCGAGGATGTGCGGCTGCTGACCGGCGGGGGGCGGTATGTCGACGACATCGCGCCGGCGGGCGCGTTGCATGCGTATTTCCTGCGCAGCCCGGTGGCCCATGCGGACTTGCGGGCGCTGGACGTGCGCGAGGCGCGCGCGGCGCCGGGCGTGCACCTGGTGCTGACCGCCGACGACCTTCTGGCGGCGGGGATGGACCTGCACATGCAGGCAAGCGTGGTCAAGAACCGCGACGGCGCGCGCGCGGCCGCACCCGGCCGTCCGGTGCTGGCGCGGGACCGGGTGCGCTATGTGGGCGAGGCGATGGCGGTCGTGGTGGCCGAGACGCTGGCCCAGGCCAAGGACGCGGTCGAGACGATCGAGTTCGACCTGCACGAGCTGCAGCCGCATGTGGAACGGGCCGAGGGCGGCCCGGAGTTGCACGCGGAGGCGCCGGGGAACCTCGCATACGACTGGGCGCTGGGTGACGCGGACGCGGTGGAACGGGCCTTTGCCGAGGCGGCGCGGACGGTGACGCTGGAGGTGCCCGACCACCGGGTCATCGTGAACTCGATGGAACCGCGCGGCGCCTGGGCGGAGTGGTCCGAGGGGCGGCTGCACCTCTGCTTCGGCGGGCAGGGGGTGTGGATGATGAAGGACCGGCTGGCCCGGATGCTGCACCTCGCGCCCGAGGACGTTCGGGTGACGAACCCGGACGTCGGCGGCGGGTTCGGGATGAAGGGGTTTCCCTATCCCGAGTATTTCGTCGTCGCCCATGCCGCGCGCGAGTTGGGCCGGCCGGTGCGCTGGATGTCGGAGCGGACCGAGGCGATGCTGACCGACAATGGCGGGCGCGACCTCAGCTCGACGGTGGAGACGGCCTTCGACGCCGGGCACCGGATCATCGGCTATCGCGTCACCAATGTTTCCAACCTCGGCGCCTACAACTCGGAATTCGCCCAGGCGATCCAGTCGGCGCTGTTCTCCAAGGTGCTGACCGGGGCCTATGACATTCCCGCGGCGCTGTTGCAGGCGAAGGGCATCTACACCAACACCGTGCCGGTGGACGCCTATCGCGGCGCCGGGCGGCCCGAGGCGATCTACGCCCTCGAACGCATGATGGACCATGCCGCGCGCGAGCTGGGGGTGGACCCCTGGGAGCTGCGCCGGCGCAACTTTATCCCGCGCGAGGCGTTCCCTTATCGCACGCAGACGGGGGAGCTTTACGACGTGGGGGATTTCGCACGGGTGCTGGACCGGGTGCGCGAGGCGGCCGATCTCGACGGCTTTGCCGCGCGCAAGGCCGAGAGTGCCGGGCAGGGGCGGCTGCGCGGGCTGGGCCTGTGCTATTACATCGAGTCGATCCTGGGCGATCCGACCGAGGGCGCCGAGGTGGAGTTCGGCGACGACGGCGGCGTGAACCTCTATGTCGGCACCCAGTCGAACGGGCAGGGGCACGAGACGGTCTATGCCCAGTTCCTGGCCGACCGCACCGGCATCGCGGTCGAGGACATCCGCGTGATCCAGGGCGACAGCGACCGGATCGCCAAGGGCGGCGGCACGGGCGGCTCGCGTTCGGTCACGACGCAGTGCAACGCCACCGTGGCCACGGTCGAGGCGATGGTCGGCGCCTTCGCGCCCTTCCTCGCCGAGGAGATGGGGGTGGAGGCGGCCGAAATCGAATTCGACGGCCATACGTTCCGCGCGCCGGGCTCCAACCTGACGCCCACGCTGATCGAGGCGGCCGAGATGGCGCGGGCGGCGGGCCGCGCGGACCTGTTGCGGCACCGCGCCGAATACACCCTGCCGGGGCGTTCCTATCCCAACGGCGCCCATGTCGCCGAGGTCGAGATCGACCCCGAGACCGGCGACACCCGCGTTGTCGAATACACAGTGACCGACGATTTCGGGAACCTGATGAATCCGCGGCTCGCCGAGGGGCAGGTGCATGGCGGGGTGGCGCAGGGCCTGGGCCAGGCGATCTGCGAGCGGGCGCATTACGACGGAAACGGTCAGTTGATCACCGCGTCTTTCATGGACTACGCGATGCCGAGGGCGGATGATCTGCCCATGATCGCCTTCACGACCGAACCCGTGCCCTCGACCGCCAACCCGCTGGGCATGAAGGGCTGCGGCGAGGCCGGCACCGTGGGCGCGATGGCCGCCGTGGCCAATGCCGCGCTGGACGCGCTGTCGGAGCGGGGCGTGCGCCGCGCCGACATGCCGTTCACGCCGCTCCGGGTCTGGCAGATGCTGAACGACGGTGCCGGTGCGGCTGGCTGA
- a CDS encoding DUF2235 domain-containing protein, with amino-acid sequence MRLADRISHWLRRPKDGAANARRPARGPTDHVILLDGTLGSLAPGELTHVGRTYRLLCDLPASAPVTLYYEAGIQWPDWRRTHHVAAGRGINRQIRRAYGYLASRYRPGDRIFLIGHSRGAYAVRSLAGIIGSVGLLRAEHAVERNVMEAYRHYESATDSPGRAAFTRAVCHAHCEIEMVGAWDTVKALGLRLPLFWMLTESRHAFHDHRLGPAVRHGYHALALDERRVVFAPVLWESADDWAGHVEQVWFHGCHGDVGGQLGEFAPALPLAHIPLVWMLEKAAGHGLRLPEGWRARFPCDPAAPSVGMNRSWGKLFVLRRDRPVGRDPSEALHPTALAFAPEAPLPLSAPAGLTPQG; translated from the coding sequence GTGCGGCTGGCTGACCGCATATCGCACTGGCTGCGCCGGCCCAAGGACGGCGCGGCCAACGCGCGGCGCCCGGCCCGCGGCCCCACCGACCATGTGATCCTTCTGGACGGCACGCTCGGCTCGCTCGCGCCGGGCGAGCTGACCCATGTCGGCCGCACCTACCGCCTGCTCTGCGACCTGCCGGCCTCGGCGCCGGTCACGCTTTACTACGAGGCCGGGATCCAGTGGCCGGACTGGCGGCGGACGCATCACGTGGCCGCGGGCCGCGGCATCAACCGCCAGATCCGCCGCGCCTATGGCTATCTCGCCTCGCGGTATCGGCCCGGCGACCGGATCTTCCTGATCGGCCATTCCCGCGGGGCCTACGCCGTGCGCTCGCTTGCCGGGATCATCGGCAGCGTGGGCCTGTTGCGCGCCGAACACGCGGTGGAACGCAACGTCATGGAGGCCTATCGCCACTACGAAAGCGCGACCGACAGTCCCGGCCGTGCGGCGTTCACGCGCGCGGTCTGCCATGCCCATTGCGAGATCGAGATGGTCGGCGCCTGGGACACGGTGAAGGCGCTGGGCCTGCGCCTGCCGCTGTTCTGGATGCTGACGGAGTCGCGCCACGCCTTCCACGACCACCGGCTCGGCCCCGCGGTGCGCCACGGCTATCACGCGCTCGCCCTCGACGAGCGGCGCGTGGTGTTCGCCCCGGTCCTGTGGGAAAGCGCCGATGACTGGGCCGGGCATGTCGAACAGGTCTGGTTCCACGGCTGCCACGGCGACGTGGGCGGCCAGCTCGGCGAGTTCGCCCCGGCGCTGCCGCTGGCGCATATCCCGCTGGTCTGGATGCTTGAAAAGGCGGCCGGGCACGGCCTGCGGTTGCCCGAGGGCTGGCGCGCCCGCTTTCCCTGCGACCCCGCGGCGCCCTCGGTGGGGATGAACCGCAGCTGGGGCAAGCTGTTCGTGTTGCGCCGCGACCGCCCGGTCGGGCGGGACCCCTCCGAGGCGCTGCACCCCACGGCGCTGGCGTTCGCGCCCGAGGCGCCGCTGCCGCTGAGCGCGCCCGCGGGGCTTACCCCTCAAGGATGA
- a CDS encoding PaaI family thioesterase yields MSSPRPDFDRDRLIGMSGLDYLRAMLAGAVAPPPIWGLMGIRLVHVDADRVTFRATPGPEHGNVTGTTHGGWYGTLLDAAMGCAVMTGVPAGATHATLEYKVNVTRVVRPGLEVEAVGRVQHGGRRTGVAAGEVTGVADGKLYATGSTTCIILEG; encoded by the coding sequence ATGAGCAGCCCCCGACCCGATTTCGACCGCGACCGCCTCATCGGCATGTCCGGGCTCGACTACCTGCGCGCGATGCTGGCCGGCGCGGTGGCGCCGCCGCCGATCTGGGGCCTGATGGGCATCCGGCTCGTCCATGTCGACGCGGATCGGGTCACCTTCCGCGCGACGCCCGGCCCCGAGCACGGCAACGTCACCGGCACGACCCATGGCGGCTGGTACGGCACGTTGCTCGACGCCGCGATGGGCTGCGCTGTGATGACCGGGGTGCCGGCGGGCGCCACCCACGCGACGCTGGAATACAAGGTCAACGTCACCCGCGTGGTGCGCCCGGGTCTCGAGGTCGAGGCGGTGGGCCGCGTTCAGCATGGCGGGCGGCGCACGGGCGTGGCGGCGGGCGAGGTCACGGGCGTGGCCGACGGAAAGCTCTACGCCACCGGGTCGACCACCTGCATCATCCTTGAGGGGTAA
- the metF gene encoding methylenetetrahydrofolate reductase [NAD(P)H] has translation MSAPRVSFEFFPPKSLEASFRLWETVQALAPLKPQFVSVTYGAGGTTRKLTHEAVETIHNHYGVNVAAHLTCVDATRAETMEIVDGYAKAGVTEIVALRGDPPKGQGEFTPHPDGFANSCELIEALAARAAFTIRVGAYPDPHPDSRGVGHDVQWLKRKFEAGADSAITQFFFEPETFFRFRDDCDAAGIDGSRIIPGILPVEKWAGVRKFAETCGARIPAWVDDAYDKAVRDGREALLGKALATELCTKLMEGGVQDFHFYTLNKPHLTREICHALGVQPQAHLEKVA, from the coding sequence ATGTCCGCCCCTCGTGTATCCTTCGAGTTCTTTCCCCCGAAATCGCTGGAGGCCAGCTTTCGCCTGTGGGAAACCGTCCAGGCGCTGGCGCCGCTGAAGCCGCAATTCGTCTCGGTGACCTATGGCGCGGGCGGGACCACCCGCAAGCTGACCCATGAGGCGGTGGAGACGATCCACAACCATTACGGCGTGAACGTCGCCGCGCACCTGACCTGCGTGGACGCGACCCGCGCCGAAACGATGGAGATCGTTGACGGCTACGCCAAGGCCGGCGTGACCGAGATCGTGGCGCTGCGCGGCGACCCGCCCAAGGGCCAGGGCGAGTTCACGCCGCATCCCGACGGCTTCGCCAATTCCTGCGAACTCATCGAGGCGCTGGCCGCGCGGGCCGCCTTCACCATCCGCGTCGGCGCCTATCCCGACCCGCATCCCGATTCCCGGGGCGTCGGCCATGACGTGCAGTGGCTCAAGCGCAAGTTCGAGGCGGGCGCGGATTCGGCGATCACCCAGTTCTTCTTCGAACCCGAAACCTTCTTCCGGTTCCGCGACGATTGCGACGCGGCCGGGATCGACGGCTCCAGGATCATCCCCGGCATCCTGCCGGTCGAGAAATGGGCCGGCGTGCGCAAGTTCGCCGAGACATGCGGGGCGCGCATCCCGGCCTGGGTGGACGACGCCTACGACAAGGCGGTGCGCGACGGCCGCGAAGCGTTGTTGGGCAAGGCGCTCGCGACCGAACTCTGCACCAAGCTGATGGAAGGCGGCGTGCAGGATTTCCACTTCTACACGCTCAACAAGCCGCACCTGACCCGGGAAATCTGCCACGCGCTCGGCGTGCAGCCCCAGGCGCACCTTGAAAAGGTCGCCTGA